In the Arachis stenosperma cultivar V10309 chromosome 8, arast.V10309.gnm1.PFL2, whole genome shotgun sequence genome, GATTGATGAGAGAAAGAGAAGTTGAGAAAATGGCGTCTAAAAATGACAccaatatttttattgtttttgtttttgtatgaTGAGAATAATGAGCGGCTTCTCTTTATCTAATAATccatattattaatataaattgtctacaaaaggaaattataaattaataatataaacgTTCAGCAAAATATTTGCTTTGATGTGAAAATCTATTCTTAGAAAGCAAATAATTACATTTCACCATCAAGAATATGGAAGCAATCTTCAAACAATTGGCCTAACTAGAAGGGCACTGCAACATGAACTAACAAACATGGCATGGTTTAAATGAACCATAAAACTTATCAGATATTTTATACTATGAATATAACTACACCAATAATACAAGGGGAGCAATAAGTCTCTTAAGCCATTTGGAAAAAGCTCCTTGGAAGAACttggcatgtgaatgctgttggATGGGCAAGTAGGAGAGCAAGTAATGAGGCCCTGTTTGGATGACATGAATATCTCTTACTAGTTGATATTCAGCAATGAGCAGGTAAACCTTTGCAGTTTGCACATCCATTCATGATCAAACATCACTGTCATTCTCATTTTTCGCTTGATTCGGATTGCTGAGATTCCCTCCTTATCATGTTTAGCAAGTACAGGACAACCTCTGACATTGCTGGCCTGAATTCTGGCTCTGACTGCATTAGATCAAATACAATTACAATGGcagaaaaaattttgataggCTAATCAGCAATGATGTTGAAGTGTTGAATTCATGAAAGCTTACCTGAACACATCGAGAGATAATGTCTGCGAAATTCGACAATGATTTCGCAGGGTATTCTCCGTTTAGAGAAGGATCAACCATCCTTGATAATGCATCAATATCATGAAGTTGAGGAATAGCCCATCTTACCAGAAACTGCTCCCCTCGAGGGCGCGACCTGTCCAAGATGTTTGGAATAAATGATTACACCTATTCAAAAGCCAGAAACAGATGCTGGATTGCTTGTAGATTTGTTATAGGTTCTCACCTGTCATAGGACTTTCGGCCAGTCAAAAGTTCTAACATAACCACTCCAAAGCTGTAAACATCACTTTGGTAGGTGTAAATTCCGGACTCAAATTCTGGAGCCCCGTAGCCATAGGCTGTTAGCAGTTGTCCTGAGAGCTGAAATATCAAGGCATGTTATCACGTTTTTATCATACAAATCAAGCTAACAATTATTCAAGGAACTGCAACTGAACATTAGAATGCTGCTGTGGTTTTACCGATTATGCCAAATCTTGGGAAAATCATTTTTAAGCATGAAAATTATGCATATAGTGGTTCATAAAAGTCCTAAAAAGAGCATGACTTGGTTCTGCATAATAACAAGAAATTGCAAACAAAGCTAACTACTAGGGAGGCAATCTGCTTAGAAACCACAACTACTTCTTACCTGACTTACAGAACCCGAAGTTATCAATGGAGCCAAACCACATTCAGAGACGCGGACAGATAGATCATCATCAAGGAGAATGTTAGCAGACTTGAAATTTCTGTGCACAATTGGTGGCTGACATTGCTCATGCAAATACCTTGTCAGATGATAGCATCAAGCATTAGATTAAAAGAGTTccacatcaagaacttattaaTGGTAAATTGGTAATAGTCCTGGTGTAGCAGCTTAAGGCTCTAGCAAGATTTTAAGCAAATATACTTAGCAAAATTCAACAACTAGGGcaaatattattttcttatttcagTGCATACTTTACTTACTCTAAGGCTCTAGCAGCTCCGAGTGCTATCCGAATACGAGTATTCCATGACAATCTTGTTCCAAATTCATCATCCGAATGGATTGCATCCTGGAGTGATCCGTTACTGCAGTATTCATAAATCAGAAGCCTTTGGCCATGCTCTGCACAGTATCCAATGAGTTCAACAATATTTGCATGCCGGATTTTGTCAATACCATTTACCAATTCAAGAAACTCATCGTCCTTCTGGTGATCAGAAACTCTCTTGTCTAGTTTCTTGACAGCAAGTATCTAACAATTCATACAGATGGGTAAATATCAAATTGAAAATCTATTCAGGGCACATATAAAATTCTACAAGACTGAGAAGAAATAAATTCTAAATCAAGATGTTTTACAAAATAAATTCTGCGGAAATCAATGCAACTGAGAAGAAACAACCATACCTTTCCATTAGGAAGCTCTGCCCTATACACACTCCCCAGCATGCCCAGTCCTATAAGATTCTCTTGAGAAAAGCTATTTGTATACTGTTGAAGTGATGCAATGGTGAAAGATTTCGCAAAAGTGGGAAGAACCGGACGTTTGTTGGAAGTATTGGTGTTAGCCTCTGCATGGAATTTAGCTGGCTCAACAATCACCCTCTCAGCAACCGGTGGCGGAGATGGTGGGGGTAGGGGTGGAGAAGGCATTGAAAATGAATCTATTCCACTCATATCAATCTCATGATCAACCAAAAGCTTGGGTAATGGTTCCATTTTTTGCACATCTTGATCATCTTGTGGCCTTGGAGTAGTAGCCATTCTCCTGGTATCTGCATTGTGCTTCTCTTTAGGCTTCACAGCAGCTCCTTTTGGTactataaattttgttttaagaAAATTGTTCAGATTGTGAAATGGTTGAGTAAAATCCTTACAAGGAAAATTTTGATGTTAAGGCAACAAATCATATGAGAAACCAAAGAACATAATTATTTACATTTCTCAGCTTGACTAGGTGGTTGAACCATGGCTTCATAGTTTCTAGGATTCTGGGCTTCACCTCCAAAAGCACCAATTTGATGTTTCTTGGAAGTTCTGTCAACTTGTTCCCTTCTTCTACAGTGTGGAACAAATAGAAGGAGTGCAAGTGCCACAATAACAGCTCCTAGTATACTAGCAATGGTTATCCAAACAACCCTTTTGGTTCTCCCTTTTGACTTCCCTGAATTTGATTCCTTTGCTGCAGTTGGTCCATCAGCCTGTTTAGTTGGTATGCGTCCAGAAGAAGATGGCACCCCAGAAACCACAGTTCCTGATGGTGATGGTGTCCCCGGAGAACGAGGTGGAAGAGACGGAGCTAAAGTAGTATTAAACAGATTTCCATCATTTCTGCATAATAAAATATCACCAGGCATTATTGAAGCCATAATATGGTATACACTACACAGTAATTTCTGGTTCAAAGCTTTCACCTGAAGTTAGGGATGCTTAATAGCTTTTGAGGTATTGGTCCGGCAAACTGGTTGTTTTCAACATTCCTGCTCAATCAGAGAAGAATAAGAATGATTTAGAGAGAGAACGAAGGAAGCTGAGAAAGCTCCATGGCTTTTATTGAAAGCAATATCCAAACTACTATGTCATGCCAAATTCATTTGAAATATGGTTAAGGGATGTACAAATCTTTCAGTGGAAGGTCTTGTAAAACGTCCAGGGTCCCGGATAGTTTGTTGTTCTGTAAATGTCTGCAACAAGGGAAGTGTCAGATCAATGGATAGGGAATAAAAACATAAGTTCATAAATAGTACCTTGCTAATGCAAAATACTCACACAGAGGTCAGAGCTGATAAATTCTCCATAGTTGGGGGCAACTCCCCACTCAGATTATTATTGGATAAATCTCTGCACAGCAGTTTGAGAAGGCACATCAAATATGTTTCATGTACAATGAAGGTAAAAGAATCTCCATTCTAATTGTctaaatatatacataaaattttaGGCCCTACAGATTGATCAATTTCTGAAGTGACTGAAAAGAATCTGGTATTTCTCCTGTTAAAAGATTGTCATTGAGAGACCTGCAGGGTAAAGGGAGATAATTCAATCTCATTTAGATAAACTTGCATAACAACAGTTAACAATAACATTAGAATTTTACATAGAAATAGAAGAAGCTGCAATCTCACATGTCAGTCAGTTCAGGCAATGAGGATAATGAAGGAGGAATACTTCCGGTGAGCTGGTTGTCTGAAAGAAAACTGCAAAAACAGCCATCATGTCATTTTGACGGTTTGTCAGCAGATAGGATGACACAGGTAGGTAACACATACAGGTTTTGCAAGGTGACTGGCAAACTGGACGGAATACTTCCCCCAATCTGGTTGTTATTTAGAACTCTGCCAAAAAGATATGTAGCAAACTGTAAATTAAGCTGCTGGATAAGAACCTTAAAGGAAGGATAACTCCTGAAATTATAGAACTAAAGAAATGCAACACATTAATGCATGCACATTAAACAGGGATTGATATTTACATTGCTCTGATAGAAACAAAGGATCCCAAGCTTTCACCCAGTTCTCCTCCCAAATTTGCACCATTCAAAATTCTGTCATAATTCAAATGATTAGAAAACTTATGGTTATAATATTTTGCTAGAAATCAATGAACATGAAGATCGAGAAAAAAGGGATAGCATATCATACATTTCTTGTATGACTGAGCCATTACATTGAACACCCTGCCACCCTTGTGCACAAGGGTCTCCGCCACTCGAAACCCACCCAGGAAGAGGAGGGCTTCCCAATGCAGTATATAGGCCATTGATTGCAGCAACTGATATGCAAAATGGACAATGGTGGAGCTCAGATATAATAGAGCATAGACACATCAAACCAAACACAAACATATTGAATGCAATTCCTAAATATCAATCTTTGAGCACATTCTAGAAGAAAGGATACTTCAACAAAGTAACTACTAGCTGTGACAGGTAATGCAGAATTCCAAGCTTACAAATTCTGAATCAGAAGTGTTTGATCATATTAGTTAACAGAAGAGGCACAGGAGCACAAATTCAATACTTGAGTTTTGAAGTTTTGAGGAGCATCATTTAGAAAGCACCACTAACTAAGAAATAATTCTCTCACACCTTTCTTGGTGGACTCAGAGAAAGAAAATGGGAAAGGAACagaaaaagtaaaaagaaaagaacataaaaaaGGTGAGCGAATCATTACCATCACTAGGATTAGTGTCAGCAAATGAAAATTGAACAGTGCAGATCAAAACAAATCCCAAAAGAACTAGTTCATGGATCTTCACTCTCTTGTACTTTGAAGCAGATCTCTTCTCACCCATTGTTTCCCACCTTAACCTTAAACTACACCTCACTCCTAAACCTTGAACCTAGCTATCAAACCATGCTGTCACAGCTGAAAATCCCACCAACAAAGATCCTCAAAACAGTGGAAGTAGAAGACAATCAAGCTGAAACAAAAAACAAACCTATTATTCCACAAGCACCAAAAATGCATAAAGGAGTTACATTTAAAGAGTATTATACATATCATAAGCAAGGGGATGAAATCTAAGTGGATGAAATTACCTGAAAGAGAAAGTGAAATTGTTCTGAACTCAATGCCTAAAATCTGGAGAAGAAAACTTGATGGAAGGAGAGTGTGTAGATAATAAACTTAACTGCTAAGATTCAGAGGAAGAGAAATTAGTGGACACGGTAAGCAAAGCACACACAGAGACGCACACTGCATTGCTAAAAGCTTTTAGCATTAAgcattataataataataagtgatTAAATTTTTGATTTGTAGTAAAAACATACCCTTTTAAATGGAAGAAAAAGCTGAAAACAACGGGAAAGAAAAGGCAAAGGAATGTGAAAAGCTGAAAACTGAAGAGGTTCTCTCACTGAAACACAAAATCAAACACATACTGGGCACTCTTCTTGAGATGAGTGTGTACATGAGTGTGTTCAATGTCATACATATCTTCTTTCTTAACAACAGTTACCGTTGCCACGCTCCTTCTTTGACGCGTACAGTTTCCCATGTTTTTATGTTTCcaccattttttttattattcttatctTATAGTAATGTAATATTATTACACATACACTATGATATTGATATTAATAATAATGAGGCTGCACATGATGCTGTGGCTTGTCGTCAATTATTTGTCAAACTAGAATATATTCTTGCATCGACATTGATCAACCATCAATTACATTATGACAATGACCCCATATCGGATTTAGCTTCTTGTTACTTTGCATCATTGCATTCATTATTTTCATGTTATTATTGCtgtattaatattaattaattaaatagtgGAGGAagctattttttaaaaaataaatattatggTCTTTTCCATTTGGaacaatatcaaaatttaatatttacataaaaatcctaggccaaaattaaaatgtattatcttgttttgtttttaaGTAATCCGTGAAAAAAACAAACTAGAATTTATTACCTTTTAAATTCtgatatttaataataaaaagaaaccataatttacatttttctttttttttaaaccaCAATTTATATGGAATAAAAAACAACACAAATATAaccaattttaatttaaaaaattacataattttGTTATTTCTAATTGTAATTAAGTAAATAAAAACCCTAATGTTTTGTATGCTAccatttatttataataatgagatatatatatagttaataataataatgattgGATAAAGCATTTCTCAAGAATTGGCTAtagttttattttgaaaacTCAAAATAACTTATGAAATTTGACTccgatttaatttaatttcttaatttttaattgatttaaattgtattttaaaaatttaagatgTAATTTAAGTTGGTCCTTCCATTCATTTTCATCACCGAAGAAGTGTCGTGACACGTTTAATTCACACTTGACACTAAAAATGTAACAAAACGACGTTGTTTATTAAGTAAACTCTCAATTTGGTCTTTCTTTCTCCTCCTTCTCAATTTGACGCTGTCTTACCTCGGTTCACTATCACTGCGCCTCTCGTCTCCCTCTCACTCTTTCACACTGTCACGCTCACAATGCCGCCGTGGTTCTCCTTCTCTCGTTGCGACAACATTGTCGCGAAGCTTGCCCGCGAAACCAACTCCAATATCACTACAGTACCCATATATGTAAATCAAAGAGTTTTGAACCGGTAGTACTCCATCAACCATATTCTTCAGGGCTTCACCGTGGCACTTCCTCTCAAATTGAAGGCAACccatcttagtacaagaaccaATGAGGAACACAAAGGTGTaattattgaaaaagaaatcactgtacaaagaattaaagaaaaaaacaagaatTTAATGAAGAGTGTTGCTGTTAGAATAAACCTGGATTTCTGTGTTGGCACAGAAAGTGTCTAAGGTATTGTTGAAGTGACGGAAGATCAAAAAGGTATAAGCAACGTCGCATAAATGTGAGGCACGGCTCAAAAGGGTGCGTACAATGTGGGGGTTGCGAAGGAAGGCGGTGGTGGTGAGGAGTGCCTGAATTTGAAAGAGATGGTAGGTGATGTAGCACGTGTTCTAGAAGATTGCGTTGAAGGcgttgaaggaggagagagtAGTTGTGGTTGTGTTGGTGGCAAAAAATGAGGAaatggagaatgatgaaaatgaagatgaagaagaaaatgaatatGAAGATGAAGAAAGAACGGTGGTTGGGTGGGGGAAAATGGTGTTTCGGAGAAGAAGTTGAAATTGTCGAGACGGCTATTCATTTGGAAGTTGGTATTGACAATTTGACCTTTTAACCGTTTGATCGTCGTTGAAGAACATGCCTCTACTCTCTCCTCAACTAAACGTGCTACGTCATTTTTTCGATGACGGAAATAGACGGAATGATCAACTTGAGTAATGTCTTAAAATTTCAAAGTATAATTTGAGTCAATTAGAAATTAAATGGCTAAATTAAATTACGGGTCAAATTTTAGGAGTCATCTTGAGTATTAACTCTTTTATTTTACgattaagtacgattttggtcttTAAGATATAGGCCGAAAATTTTTTCGTCACGAACCTTTTTTGCATAcaaaatatccctaaaatttaacTTGGTTTTAAAACCGTCCTTACCTTAAGAACCAAAATCATACCGATGTGACAGCAAaaacaaagacaaaaataaattgtggacaacttctttttcttctttcctttctcctcctcattcttctttttctttcctttccctttcttcttcttctttttcctctttgaaaaagtaaaaacattttcttttttttattttataaattttttgttacggctaatctaaaaaaaaaaattttaatatttaaataaaaaataattttaaataaaaaaaaagttaaaaataaaaaaatttcgatttatatcttaaaaattaaaatcatatttaaCCTTTTATCTTAATACGGACgttctttatttatttgtttatttttttgtgattgtGAGATGATTGGTGGTGTGGTCATAGAGAGTGTGCTTCGCGTGGCATGGCTGCGCGTGAGTATGGGTTATTCTTACTCAAATGGAATAATAACACAAGTGGAATTTGtttcaaaaacaaaaactaaaagaaatggTGAATTGATGATTGTATATTATTTCCAGTCCTCTTGTATATTTTCTCTTATGgtagaaaataaatattatcttttttgCATTAGctattaatcaattttaatataaaaaataaaaatatacaaaaataggTAAAATATATAGCtatagtatttaaaatataataaaaaagtgaGACTATATCTTAGAGGGATTGTGGCGTGTATAACTGTTAAAGAGACCAATCCGAATTATTTAGACATGTTTAAGTTtggtttataattttttaactagATAATTTATAGTTAGGCTGATGGATTAAACAGAATTGAttcattcattttttattttttcttttaaaaaatattttgacaaataatattatttttagataaataaactttaaaaatttatttttttttgtgctcaATATTTAGGTCGAATCATGataaatattagtaaaaaatgACCTTTTTTTTAAATGCAAATTTTAAATGTCACTCGCTTAGTCCGTGAATAGTGTGAATTGACATGTTTAGTCCgttatttttttggattaaccaatctaaaatttaaatgaatttaattttaagaataaaaatttattcgTTTAAATGATAAACAAAACTGACTCGATGAGTTTGACCCATTTTAGTTGCCTCGGATAAAAGTCGCCAATTGGCGTATGGGCTTTGTGTGCTACCGAATGATTGTTGTGGGCTTTGTGTCAGCCCACTATATTCTTTTAGAGAAAATCTATGATTCTATTTTTGTGCAACAACATGTCTATtcctaatttttatatttgcaATTTTGCATGACGTATACAATTTTGTAACTTACACATGATaatctatatataaaaaaaaaggtgCTCGCCAAAACAAATAAAGTGAGAATAATTTCCTTTTTTAGAAAAAAGTTATTATTAATGTATGAAATTTTATGTTAATAATATATACGTGTGTGCGCCGTGTGCCGTGTGGGTGCGCCAGAAAACAACGGTAGCTAATAGCTATTCCTCATTCATCACTCTGCTATCCGAATCTCTGCGCGATACTACGATGCCCTATCGCTATCATTCTATCAACTATCAACAATTACATTTATTTGAAACAAGTTTGCTGTAAAATCAaactaattattatttaaaattggaatttcaatttttttttattattaaatagaTATTAGTACGTAGTCATCATTTGAGTTTAATCAAACTTGCGAAAGCTTTCTTCTCAGTGTCGATCTTAGATAGATCTCCCTATGGGGAAAAAGAATTGAGTGAATACCCCATCCAGCCCCTGACAATTATCTCGAAAGGACAACGAGGCccccaagaaaaaaaaatacccaATCTGGCCcctgataattttttttgggaCTGATTAGCCCCTGTgccaaaaaaaataacattgatttttttttggcACAGGGGCCTCGTTGTCCTTTCGAGGTAATTGTTAGGGACCggattggattttttttttttggtcaaggGCTGGGTTGGAGTTTTTTTTGTCAGGGGCCTCGTTGTCTTTTGAGGTAATTGTCAGGGACTGATTTGGGTTTTTCTCAAAAGAATTtaaaagaaagggaaaaagtGGATCAAAGGTAATAAATaggagcttgcaatttcataCTTTTTTTAGTATCCGATGAATGCTAATACCAATGTGCAATTGGGCACCTTTGATCTTTGACAATGCTATCGTTGTTGGCTGTCTCAAACATAAGAGGACAAATAAGTGATCACCAATCAAAATTTGCCGCTGCTTTGCTACCTCTAATCTCCATATTAATTATTTAGGACACAAGATATAGTGGTAGAAGATAAACACAATGCAAAAAGTGTTCTTTTATCTTACAATAAATCGCTATTAAATTTGTCTCATCTCCTATATACTTTTCTTTGGTTCTCTTTCTAATGTCTCTATTCTGTGAGATGATATGAAATAAAACCTAAATGCACATGAATTGTTTATGATGGCATAATTAATAACACCTACATCTTGCTACTAATAAGGTCCAAGGGAATGTTTAAATGTTGGCAACTAACACATACCATCATTTTGGTTCGATAAAGTTGAAGTAAAAGATGGAAAATATTGTCACCCATCCATTTGAAACTTTAATTTGATGTCTCAAATTTCAATATATTCTCTCCGAGGGAGCAAAAAGGCCCACCAAACTGGAAAAATGATGAACAATTTGACTTCTTTTACCTCAATAATTTTCCATCTCAGCGGGGACCAATGcgacaaaactgcaagtttgcAACAACCTAGCGTCTCTTAATTAATACTTTATGTGCGTGTataaaaaactaatattttgatGATCAGTTTTATTATAGAATCTAAGGGTTATCATGTTCCTGCATGGTTTAGGTTTATTCATATTGTTTAGGCCATATTAAACAATAATGTGGATGTAGCTAAATatctattaattaattttatagaGATATTAAATAATAGTCATTCCTTGAACTAGTATCTTGCATGTCCTTGTCATCAATCTTTGTTTTGTTCTTTTTTGCAAACGAAATCCTCCAAATGTGGTAAAAAAATGTTCGCAAGGGTTGGAAGAAAACCTCACATGGACTATTGAATAACAAATTAGAATTTAGAgcacatattaaaaaaaatatttaaaccaGTTTAAATTGGTcaaataattaacaaattattagattaatttaattgaatttaattatcaaaatagtTAGTCATATAGTATCACCGTTGGTTTTGAACAACAGAACAAGTAAGCGTTTTTCTCATGTTTGGTAAAGGAACAAGTAAGCTTAGATACTAACAAATTTTAAGCCCAAACAGTGCTTATTAAGGCCCATCAGTGTAGCCCACAATAAGCAGGCCCAAAATACAGCCCAATACGATGCCGATGATGGTGGTTAGTGGTTGGTATGCGACAACGATCGATCTCAGCTCCAAACCAGgggcagagagagagagagccacctcatcttcatcctcatcGTTCCTAACTGTCTGCAAACACCACCATGATGATGTATTCTCGTTTTCGAACCGCAGGTCGGAATATCAAATCCGCCGCAAAatccttcttttcctcttctaCGATGCCTCCGCCGGCAGCACCCCCGCCGCCGCCGCAGAATCTGGCGGCGCTCCGTGCTCGTCTGGCGGAGGAGTCTCCGTCTCTGTCGGACTTCATTGCGCTAAAATCCGGGAACGCATACTCGGTGGAGGTCGGAACGAAGAAGAAGCCGCTGCCGAAGCCTAAGTGGATGAAGGAGTCGATCCCAGGAGGTGAGAAATACGTGCAGATCAAGAAGAAGCTTCGAGAATTGAAGCTCCACACGGTATGCGAGGAAGCCAAGTGTCCTAATTTAGGGGAGTGCTGGTCCGGCGGCGAGACCGGCACCGCCACCGCTACCATCATGATCCTCGGCGACACTTGTACTCGAGGTTGCAGGTTATGTATCTATCATTTGTTATTTATAGAgttttatatcaatttaatgTAATTCAATTTGTGATTAGTGCATAGAATATTTTGGTGTTGTTGATTATGGGATTAGGAATGGGAACTCTAGCTTTAGAAAATCTCAAGTAGAACAATCGTTGATAAGAGTGTGTTTTATAAGTTAATAGAATAGATGACAGTGGAACCCTTccatttagatatttttatgttaattttcAGATTTTGCAATGTGAAGACATCGAGGACTCCTCCACCACCTGACCCTGATGAGCCCACCAATGTGGCTGAAGCAATTGCGTCATGGGGTTTGGATTATGTGGTTATAACAAGTGTTGACCGTGATGATTTACCTGATCAAGGGAGTGGTCATTTTACTGAAACAGTACAGAAATTGAAGATACTGAAGCCTAATATGTTGATAGAAGCCTTAGGTATGCATTTTGAATGTTTTGCGGTTCTTAAAACTGTTGATACATGGCAGCCTAACCTTATCCTGCTAGGAGGATATCTCATTCTTATAAATGAAAAATTCCAAGCACCTAGGTTGTTTGCAAGTATAgtacataatcaataatggATATGAAAGGAAGGATGgtcttttgtttttctgtttttactgAAGTTTATTAGGTAGCAAGTAGAACTAAGTGGTGGTACCTAGAATGCGAATTATTATGTTAGCTGTTGGTTTATTAATAGCTGTTGTCTTGACAGCACTGCTTTTGATTAGAATGATAAGAATAAAGACATTATTGATACAGAACTAGGGTAA is a window encoding:
- the LOC130946932 gene encoding lipoyl synthase 2, mitochondrial, translated to MMMYSRFRTAGRNIKSAAKSFFSSSTMPPPAAPPPPPQNLAALRARLAEESPSLSDFIALKSGNAYSVEVGTKKKPLPKPKWMKESIPGGEKYVQIKKKLRELKLHTVCEEAKCPNLGECWSGGETGTATATIMILGDTCTRGCRFCNVKTSRTPPPPDPDEPTNVAEAIASWGLDYVVITSVDRDDLPDQGSGHFTETVQKLKILKPNMLIEALVPDFRGDASCIEKVAKSGLDVFAHNIETVEELQSVVRDHRANFKQSMDVLMMAKDYAPAGTLTKTSIMLGCGETPDQVVKTMEKVRAAGVDVMTFGQYMRPSKRHMPVSEYITPEAFEKYQTLGMEMGFRYVASGPMVRSSYKAGEFYIKSMIESDRAASPSKLTAS
- the LOC130944923 gene encoding protein STRUBBELIG-RECEPTOR FAMILY 3-like: MGEKRSASKYKRVKIHELVLLGFVLICTVQFSFADTNPSDVAAINGLYTALGSPPLPGWVSSGGDPCAQGWQGVQCNGSVIQEIILNGANLGGELGESLGSFVSIRAIVLNNNQIGGSIPSSLPVTLQNLFLSDNQLTGSIPPSLSSLPELTDMSLNDNLLTGEIPDSFQSLQKLINLDLSNNNLSGELPPTMENLSALTSVHLQNNKLSGTLDVLQDLPLKDLNVENNQFAGPIPQKLLSIPNFRNDGNLFNTTLAPSLPPRSPGTPSPSGTVVSGVPSSSGRIPTKQADGPTAAKESNSGKSKGRTKRVVWITIASILGAVIVALALLLFVPHCRRREQVDRTSKKHQIGAFGGEAQNPRNYEAMVQPPSQAEKLPKGAAVKPKEKHNADTRRMATTPRPQDDQDVQKMEPLPKLLVDHEIDMSGIDSFSMPSPPLPPPSPPPVAERVIVEPAKFHAEANTNTSNKRPVLPTFAKSFTIASLQQYTNSFSQENLIGLGMLGSVYRAELPNGKILAVKKLDKRVSDHQKDDEFLELVNGIDKIRHANIVELIGYCAEHGQRLLIYEYCSNGSLQDAIHSDDEFGTRLSWNTRIRIALGAARALEYLHEQCQPPIVHRNFKSANILLDDDLSVRVSECGLAPLITSGSVSQLSGQLLTAYGYGAPEFESGIYTYQSDVYSFGVVMLELLTGRKSYDRSRPRGEQFLVRWAIPQLHDIDALSRMVDPSLNGEYPAKSLSNFADIISRCVQSEPEFRPAMSEVVLYLLNMIRRESQQSESSEK